Proteins encoded in a region of the Takifugu flavidus isolate HTHZ2018 chromosome 10, ASM371156v2, whole genome shotgun sequence genome:
- the LOC130532344 gene encoding focal adhesion kinase 1-like isoform X12: MQFLGFLGCANGDISRISYYAEYDAQLAPGRSPESDMASSSYLEPNHNHSAASGCGVKSRSGMPSNTGVGTGGSAGGLERPPGSMDRVLKIFHYFETNNEPCNWASNIRHGDGTDVRGVIQKIAEIHKLRCVSSLGLRLTHLHSDALHWLHPDLGVSHIREKYEKQHPQDEWRYELRIRYLPKGYLSHFSEDKPSLNYLYHQVKSDYMQHIADQVDQDVALKLGCLEIRRFFREMPGNALDKKSNYELLEKDVGLRRFFPRSLLESLKAKTLRKQIQQTFKQFANLNDEQSIHKFFEIVSPIYRFDKECFKCALGSSWIISVELAIGPEEGISYLTDKGSTPTHLANFNQVQSIQYSPLEEKDRKGMLQLNVAGAPEPLTVTTASLTTAENMADLIDGYCRLVSSSPHSFIVRVHKDGDRALPSIPKVSNHERRMEKRMDGVRSRAVCVSGHTSGDETDDYAEIIDEEDTYTMPSKYYGLDQARDYEIQRDCIELGRCIGEGQFGDVHQGLYISPENPALSVAVKTCKNSTSDSVREKFLQEALTMRQFDHPHIVKLMGVITENPVWIIMELCTLGELRSFLQVRKYSLDLATLILYSYQLSTALAYLESKRFVHRDIAARNVLVSTVDCVKLGDFGLSRYMEDSSYYKASKGKLPIKWMAPESINFRRFTTASDVWMFGVCMWEILMFGIKPFQGVKNNDVIGRIENGERLAMPPQCPPTLYSLMTKCWSYDPSKRPRFTELKTQLSTILEEEKLQQKERNRMEMRRQVTVSWDSGGSDEAPPKMWSRESYCERLWKPSRPGYPSPRSSEGFYPSSQHPGHYQMAGYPGPHTLPSVPSALYPPQPTMVDTHHAHTHPRHHVHAHSHAQHLPHEMALWGPGIEDRAVDMQQCVGQQCLFMEEQLMMQQQQMEEDQRWLEQEERLLKPESRGSRGSLDREDGVLQPPTGNQHIYQPVGKPEHVAPPKKPPRPSAQSNLACQNTGDSYNDGVKVSPDRPQEISPPPTANLDRSNDKVYENVTGLVKAVIEMSSKIQPAPPEEYVPMVKDVGLALRTLLATVDETLPQLPASTHREIEMAQKLLNSDLAELIGKMKLAQQYVMTSLQQDYKKQMLTAAHALAVDAKNLLDVIDQSRLKMMAHSRPH; this comes from the exons ATGCAGTTCCTGGGCTTCCTGGGCTGCGCCAACGGAG ATATTTCCAGAATATCTTACTATGCTG AATATGATGCCCAGTTAGCCCCAGGAAGATCACCCGAGTCAGACATGGCATCGTCTTCCTACTTGGAACCCAACCACAATCACTCAGCAGCCAGTGGCTGTGGGGTTAAATCCCGTTCTGGGATGCCCAGCAACACTGGTGTTGGTACTGGTGGCTCTGCCGGAGGCCTTGAACGACCCCCGGGCTCCATGGATCGGGTTCTGAAAATCTTCCATTACTTTGAAACAAATAATGAGCCCTGCAACTGGGCCAGTAATATCAGGCATGGGGATGGCACAGATGTCAGG GGTGTTATCCAGAAGATAGCAGAGATCCACAAATTGCGCTGCGTGTCTTCTCTGGGCCTCCGCCTCACCCATCTCCACTCTGATGCACTCCATTGGTTACACCCCGATTTAGGTGTTTCCCATATCAGGGAGAAATATGAAAAACAACATCCCCAGGACGAGTGGAG GTATGAGTTACGGATACGGTATCTTCCTAAAGGTTACCTCAGCCACTTTTCTGAAGACAAACCCTCTCTCAACTACCTCTATCATCAG GTCAAGAGCGACTACATGCAACATATAGCTGATCAGGTGGATCAAGATGTTGCCTTGAAACTGGGTTGTTTGGAAATTAG GCGGTTCTTCAGAGAAATGCCAGGAAATGCCCTGGATAAAAAGTCCAATTATGAATTATTAGA GAAAGATGTTGGTCTGAGAAGGTTCTTCCCCAGAAGCCTGTTGGAGTCCCTCAAG GCGAAGACTCTTCGAAAGCAGATCCAGCAGACTTTCAAGCAGTTTGCTAACCTCAATGATGAGCAGAGCATCCACAAGTTCTTTGAAATAGTCTCGCCCATCTACCGTTTCGATAAAGAGTGCTTCAAATGTGCTTTGGGG TCTAGTTGGATAATATCGGTTGAGTTAGCTATTGGGCCAGAAGAAGGAATCAGCTACCTCACAGATAAAGGTTCGACG ccaACACACTTGGCTAACTTCAACCAGGTTCAATCAATTCAGTATTCTCCTTTGGAAGAGAAGGACAGGAAAGGCATGCTACAGCTCAACGTAGCAGGAGCTCCTGAG CCCCTCACAGTCACGACGGCATCACTGACCACAGCAGAAAACATGGCTGACTTGATTGACGGTTACTGTAGGCTTGTCTCTTCATCTCCTCACTCCTTCATTGTCAGAGTTCATAAAG ATGGGGACAGAGCTTTGCCCTCTATTCCAAA AGTTTCAAATCACGAAAGGCGGATGGAGAAACGGATGGATGGAGTCAGGAGTCGAGCAGTTTGTGTCTCAG gtcataCTAGTGGCGATG aaacTGACGACTATGCTGAAATCATAGATGAGGAGGACACGTATACCATGCCATCAA AATACTATGGACTAGATCAAG CACGGGATTATGAGATTCAGCGGGATTGTATTGAGTTGGGACGCTGCATAGGCGAGGGCCAGTTTGGAGATGTCCACCAAGGACTCTACATCAGCCCG gAGAATCCAGCCTTGTCTGTTGCTGTGAAGACGTGTAAAAACTCAACGTCGGACAGCGTAAGAGAAAAGTTTCTACAAGAAGCAT TGACCATGCGTCAGTTTGATCATCCCCACATTGTGAAGCTAATGGGAGTCATCACAGAGAATCCAGTCTGGATCATCATGGAGCTCTGCACACTCGGAGAG TTACGGTCATTTCTCCAAGTGAGAAAGTACAGTCTCGACTTGGCCACTCTCATCTTGTATTCATACCAACTGAGCACAGCACTGGCATATTTGGAGAGCAAGCGCTTTGTGCACAG AGACATTGCAGCACGGAATGTGTTGGTGTCAACAGTTGACTGTGTGAAACTGGGTGACTTTGGTTTGTCACGGTACATGGAAGACAGCTCTTATTACAAAG CATCGAAGGGAAAGCTTCCAATTAAATGGATGGCTCCCGAGTCCATCAACTTTCGACGATTTACCACAGCCAGTGATGTTTGGATGTTTG gtgtctgcatgtgggaGATCCTAATGTTTGGTATCAAGCCTTTCCAGGGCGTAAAGAACAACGATGTCATCGGCAGGATAGAGAATGGCGAGCGTCTTGCTATGCCCCCTCAGTGTCCTCCTACTCTCTACAGCTTGATGACAAAGTGTTGGTCATACGATCCCAGCAAGAGGCCCCGATTCACCGAACTAAAAACACAACTGAG caCAATattggaagaggagaagcttcaGCAGAAGGAGAGGAACAGGATGGAAATGAGGAGACAAGTCACTGTGTCGTGGGACTCCGGGGGTTCTGACGAAGCACCCCCAAAA ATGTGGTCCAGAGAAAGCTACTGTGAGAGGCTGTGGAAG CCCAGTAGGCCAGGGTATCCAAGTCCTCGTTCCAGTGAAGGTTTTTACCCCAGCTCCCAACATCCTGGACACTATCAG ATGGCAGGATACCCCGGGCCTCACACTCTCCCCTCAGTGCCCAGCGCCCTGTACCCTCCACAGCCAACGATGGTGGACACACaccatgctcacacacacccccgccaCCATGTCCATGCACACTCGCATGCACAGCACCTTCCTCATGAAATGGCACTGTGGGGCCCAGGAATAGAG gACAGGGCAGTAGACATGCAGCAGTGTGTAGGTCAGCAGTGCCTGTTCATGGAAGAACAGCTGAtgatgcaacagcagcagatggaggaggaccagaggtGGTTGGAACAGGAAGAAAGGCTGCTG AAACCAGAATCTCGAGGTTCTAGAGGGAGTCTGGACAGAGAAGACGGAGTACTACAACCCCCA ACAGGAAACCAGCACATATACCAGCCCGTTGGTAAACCAG AACATGTGGCTCCTCCAAAGAAACCCCCTCGACCCAGCGCGCAAAGCAATCTGGCCTGTCAGAATACTGGAGACAGTTATAATGATGGAGTAAAGGTAAGCCCAGACAGA CCTCAAGAGATAAGCCCGCCTCCTACTGCCAACCTGGACCGCTCCAATGACAAGGTGTACGAGAACGTGACCGGCTTGGTCAAGGCCGTGATCGAGATGTCGAGCAAGATTcagccagctcctccagaggaaTATGTTCCCATGGTCAAG gaTGTCGGCCTGGCGCTTCGGACTTTATTAGCCACCGTAGATGAAACATTACCACAGCTTCCAGCTAGCACCCACAGAGAG ATCGAGATGGCACAGAAACTCCTAAACTCTGATTTGGCAGAGCTGATTGGGAAAATGAAGTTAGCCCAGCAATATGTGATGACCAG TCTCCAACAGGACTACAAGAAGCAGATGCTGACCGCAGCTCACGCTCTCGCCGTCGATGCCAAGAACCTCCTTGATGTCATCGACCAATCACGGCTAAAGATGATGGCGCACTCCCGCCCACATTAG
- the LOC130532344 gene encoding focal adhesion kinase 1-like isoform X1 → MQFLGFLGCANGDISRISYYAEYDAQLAPGRSPESDMASSSYLEPNHNHSAASGCGVKSRSGMPSNTGVGTGGSAGGLERPPGSMDRVLKIFHYFETNNEPCNWASNIRHGDGTDVRGVIQKIAEIHKLRCVSSLGLRLTHLHSDALHWLHPDLGVSHIREKYEKQHPQDEWRYELRIRYLPKGYLSHFSEDKPSLNYLYHQVKSDYMQHIADQVDQDVALKLGCLEIRRFFREMPGNALDKKSNYELLEKDVGLRRFFPRSLLESLKAKTLRKQIQQTFKQFANLNDEQSIHKFFEIVSPIYRFDKECFKCALGSSWIISVELAIGPEEGISYLTDKGSTPTHLANFNQVQSIQYSPLEEKDRKGMLQLNVAGAPEPLTVTTASLTTAENMADLIDGYCRLVSSSPHSFIVRVHKDGDRALPSIPKVSNHERRMEKRMDGVRSRAVCVSGHTSGDETDDYAEIIDEEDTYTMPSKYYGLDQARDYEIQRDCIELGRCIGEGQFGDVHQGLYISPENPALSVAVKTCKNSTSDSVREKFLQEALTMRQFDHPHIVKLMGVITENPVWIIMELCTLGELRSFLQVRKYSLDLATLILYSYQLSTALAYLESKRFVHRDIAARNVLVSTVDCVKLGDFGLSRYMEDSSYYKASKGKLPIKWMAPESINFRRFTTASDVWMFGVCMWEILMFGIKPFQGVKNNDVIGRIENGERLAMPPQCPPTLYSLMTKCWSYDPSKRPRFTELKTQLSTILEEEKLQQKERNRMEMRRQVTVSWDSGGSDEAPPKPCRRPSLQPSLDCLFAPSPHHLCHPNQQFTSQFSLCLGNSHSSSDCTFSHKPSPSLCLSSLPHQSFSCPDLKPRSPPFETTSNNSHSSSQYITSLKFESKAHPSLTKVLPASLSSPLYTSSDSQSNSSCFNKTNALTNSHPPCPSHPKSNSSRSRSCRFTLYSQPSPNPNSLHWSMSNGCPQTFQDVQHKSNSGVQTLLLPRCHTGFQTNPTTPLQSDSDPQNRRLAMLSCDRLGPSSASCLPPPERLLAAPSTCTLSYTNSAHSSLQSLTITPHPHHLPCFEGPMTKSLKPSRPGYPSPRSSEGFYPSSQHPGHYQMAGYPGPHTLPSVPSALYPPQPTMVDTHHAHTHPRHHVHAHSHAQHLPHEMALWGPGIEDRAVDMQQCVGQQCLFMEEQLMMQQQQMEEDQRWLEQEERLLKPESRGSRGSLDREDGVLQPPFVQTGNQHIYQPVGKPEHVAPPKKPPRPSAQSNLACQNTGDSYNDGVKVSPDRPQEISPPPTANLDRSNDKVYENVTGLVKAVIEMSSKIQPAPPEEYVPMVKDVGLALRTLLATVDETLPQLPASTHREIEMAQKLLNSDLAELIGKMKLAQQYVMTSLQQDYKKQMLTAAHALAVDAKNLLDVIDQSRLKMMAHSRPH, encoded by the exons ATGCAGTTCCTGGGCTTCCTGGGCTGCGCCAACGGAG ATATTTCCAGAATATCTTACTATGCTG AATATGATGCCCAGTTAGCCCCAGGAAGATCACCCGAGTCAGACATGGCATCGTCTTCCTACTTGGAACCCAACCACAATCACTCAGCAGCCAGTGGCTGTGGGGTTAAATCCCGTTCTGGGATGCCCAGCAACACTGGTGTTGGTACTGGTGGCTCTGCCGGAGGCCTTGAACGACCCCCGGGCTCCATGGATCGGGTTCTGAAAATCTTCCATTACTTTGAAACAAATAATGAGCCCTGCAACTGGGCCAGTAATATCAGGCATGGGGATGGCACAGATGTCAGG GGTGTTATCCAGAAGATAGCAGAGATCCACAAATTGCGCTGCGTGTCTTCTCTGGGCCTCCGCCTCACCCATCTCCACTCTGATGCACTCCATTGGTTACACCCCGATTTAGGTGTTTCCCATATCAGGGAGAAATATGAAAAACAACATCCCCAGGACGAGTGGAG GTATGAGTTACGGATACGGTATCTTCCTAAAGGTTACCTCAGCCACTTTTCTGAAGACAAACCCTCTCTCAACTACCTCTATCATCAG GTCAAGAGCGACTACATGCAACATATAGCTGATCAGGTGGATCAAGATGTTGCCTTGAAACTGGGTTGTTTGGAAATTAG GCGGTTCTTCAGAGAAATGCCAGGAAATGCCCTGGATAAAAAGTCCAATTATGAATTATTAGA GAAAGATGTTGGTCTGAGAAGGTTCTTCCCCAGAAGCCTGTTGGAGTCCCTCAAG GCGAAGACTCTTCGAAAGCAGATCCAGCAGACTTTCAAGCAGTTTGCTAACCTCAATGATGAGCAGAGCATCCACAAGTTCTTTGAAATAGTCTCGCCCATCTACCGTTTCGATAAAGAGTGCTTCAAATGTGCTTTGGGG TCTAGTTGGATAATATCGGTTGAGTTAGCTATTGGGCCAGAAGAAGGAATCAGCTACCTCACAGATAAAGGTTCGACG ccaACACACTTGGCTAACTTCAACCAGGTTCAATCAATTCAGTATTCTCCTTTGGAAGAGAAGGACAGGAAAGGCATGCTACAGCTCAACGTAGCAGGAGCTCCTGAG CCCCTCACAGTCACGACGGCATCACTGACCACAGCAGAAAACATGGCTGACTTGATTGACGGTTACTGTAGGCTTGTCTCTTCATCTCCTCACTCCTTCATTGTCAGAGTTCATAAAG ATGGGGACAGAGCTTTGCCCTCTATTCCAAA AGTTTCAAATCACGAAAGGCGGATGGAGAAACGGATGGATGGAGTCAGGAGTCGAGCAGTTTGTGTCTCAG gtcataCTAGTGGCGATG aaacTGACGACTATGCTGAAATCATAGATGAGGAGGACACGTATACCATGCCATCAA AATACTATGGACTAGATCAAG CACGGGATTATGAGATTCAGCGGGATTGTATTGAGTTGGGACGCTGCATAGGCGAGGGCCAGTTTGGAGATGTCCACCAAGGACTCTACATCAGCCCG gAGAATCCAGCCTTGTCTGTTGCTGTGAAGACGTGTAAAAACTCAACGTCGGACAGCGTAAGAGAAAAGTTTCTACAAGAAGCAT TGACCATGCGTCAGTTTGATCATCCCCACATTGTGAAGCTAATGGGAGTCATCACAGAGAATCCAGTCTGGATCATCATGGAGCTCTGCACACTCGGAGAG TTACGGTCATTTCTCCAAGTGAGAAAGTACAGTCTCGACTTGGCCACTCTCATCTTGTATTCATACCAACTGAGCACAGCACTGGCATATTTGGAGAGCAAGCGCTTTGTGCACAG AGACATTGCAGCACGGAATGTGTTGGTGTCAACAGTTGACTGTGTGAAACTGGGTGACTTTGGTTTGTCACGGTACATGGAAGACAGCTCTTATTACAAAG CATCGAAGGGAAAGCTTCCAATTAAATGGATGGCTCCCGAGTCCATCAACTTTCGACGATTTACCACAGCCAGTGATGTTTGGATGTTTG gtgtctgcatgtgggaGATCCTAATGTTTGGTATCAAGCCTTTCCAGGGCGTAAAGAACAACGATGTCATCGGCAGGATAGAGAATGGCGAGCGTCTTGCTATGCCCCCTCAGTGTCCTCCTACTCTCTACAGCTTGATGACAAAGTGTTGGTCATACGATCCCAGCAAGAGGCCCCGATTCACCGAACTAAAAACACAACTGAG caCAATattggaagaggagaagcttcaGCAGAAGGAGAGGAACAGGATGGAAATGAGGAGACAAGTCACTGTGTCGTGGGACTCCGGGGGTTCTGACGAAGCACCCCCAAAA CCCTGCCGCCGTCCCTCCTTGCAGCCCAGTCTGGATTGTCTGTTTGCTCCTTCTCCTCACCACCTCTGCCATCCAAACCAGCAGTTTACTTCACAGTTTTCTCTATGCCTTGGAAACTCTCATTCTTCATCTGACTGTACCTTCTCTCACAAGCCCTCTCCTTCACTGTGCTTATCATCACTCCCTCATCAGTCTTTTTCTTGCCCTGATCTTAAGCCTCGGTCACCTCCCTTTGAAACCACATctaacaacagccactcttccTCCCAGTACATCACCAGTTTGAAGTTTGAATCTAAAGCTCACCCCAGCCTGACTAAAGTGCTCCCTGCTAGCCTCTCTTCTCCACTTTACACCAGTTCAGACAGCCAGTCCAATAGCAGCTGCTTTAACAAGACAAATGCCCTCACTAACAGCCACCCCCCGTGTCCATCCCATCCAAAGTCAAACAGCTCTCGCTCCCGTTCTTGTCGCTTCACGCTCTATTCCCagcctagtcctaaccctaactctctgcACTGGAGCATGTCAAATGGTTGTCCTCAAACCTTCCAAGATGTCCAGCACAAGTCAAATTCTGGTGTTCAAACGCTGCTGTTGCCCAGATGTCACACTGGCTTTCAGACTAATCCCACTACCCCATTACAGTCTGACTCTGACCCGCAGAACAGGCGTCTTGCCATGCTATCTTGTGACAGGCTTGGTCCCTCCTCAGCTTCCTGTCTACCACCCCCAGAGAGATTATTAGCAGCCCCCTCTACCTGTACTCTGTCTTACACCAACAGTGCACACAGTTCATTGCAAAGCCTCACCataaccccccacccacatcATCTTCCCTGCTTTGAAGGACCCATGACTAAATCTTTAAAG CCCAGTAGGCCAGGGTATCCAAGTCCTCGTTCCAGTGAAGGTTTTTACCCCAGCTCCCAACATCCTGGACACTATCAG ATGGCAGGATACCCCGGGCCTCACACTCTCCCCTCAGTGCCCAGCGCCCTGTACCCTCCACAGCCAACGATGGTGGACACACaccatgctcacacacacccccgccaCCATGTCCATGCACACTCGCATGCACAGCACCTTCCTCATGAAATGGCACTGTGGGGCCCAGGAATAGAG gACAGGGCAGTAGACATGCAGCAGTGTGTAGGTCAGCAGTGCCTGTTCATGGAAGAACAGCTGAtgatgcaacagcagcagatggaggaggaccagaggtGGTTGGAACAGGAAGAAAGGCTGCTG AAACCAGAATCTCGAGGTTCTAGAGGGAGTCTGGACAGAGAAGACGGAGTACTACAACCCCCA TTTGTACAGACAGGAAACCAGCACATATACCAGCCCGTTGGTAAACCAG AACATGTGGCTCCTCCAAAGAAACCCCCTCGACCCAGCGCGCAAAGCAATCTGGCCTGTCAGAATACTGGAGACAGTTATAATGATGGAGTAAAGGTAAGCCCAGACAGA CCTCAAGAGATAAGCCCGCCTCCTACTGCCAACCTGGACCGCTCCAATGACAAGGTGTACGAGAACGTGACCGGCTTGGTCAAGGCCGTGATCGAGATGTCGAGCAAGATTcagccagctcctccagaggaaTATGTTCCCATGGTCAAG gaTGTCGGCCTGGCGCTTCGGACTTTATTAGCCACCGTAGATGAAACATTACCACAGCTTCCAGCTAGCACCCACAGAGAG ATCGAGATGGCACAGAAACTCCTAAACTCTGATTTGGCAGAGCTGATTGGGAAAATGAAGTTAGCCCAGCAATATGTGATGACCAG TCTCCAACAGGACTACAAGAAGCAGATGCTGACCGCAGCTCACGCTCTCGCCGTCGATGCCAAGAACCTCCTTGATGTCATCGACCAATCACGGCTAAAGATGATGGCGCACTCCCGCCCACATTAG
- the LOC130532344 gene encoding focal adhesion kinase 1-like isoform X17, whose product MQFLGFLGCANGDISRISYYAEYDAQLAPGRSPESDMASSSYLEPNHNHSAASGCGVKSRSGMPSNTGVGTGGSAGGLERPPGSMDRVLKIFHYFETNNEPCNWASNIRHGDGTDVRGVIQKIAEIHKLRCVSSLGLRLTHLHSDALHWLHPDLGVSHIREKYEKQHPQDEWRYELRIRYLPKGYLSHFSEDKPSLNYLYHQVKSDYMQHIADQVDQDVALKLGCLEIRRFFREMPGNALDKKSNYELLEKDVGLRRFFPRSLLESLKAKTLRKQIQQTFKQFANLNDEQSIHKFFEIVSPIYRFDKECFKCALGSSWIISVELAIGPEEGISYLTDKGSTPTHLANFNQVQSIQYSPLEEKDRKGMLQLNVAGAPEPLTVTTASLTTAENMADLIDGYCRLVSSSPHSFIVRVHKDGDRALPSIPKVSNHERRMEKRMDGVRSRAVCVSETDDYAEIIDEEDTYTMPSTRDYEIQRDCIELGRCIGEGQFGDVHQGLYISPENPALSVAVKTCKNSTSDSVREKFLQEALTMRQFDHPHIVKLMGVITENPVWIIMELCTLGELRSFLQVRKYSLDLATLILYSYQLSTALAYLESKRFVHRDIAARNVLVSTVDCVKLGDFGLSRYMEDSSYYKASKGKLPIKWMAPESINFRRFTTASDVWMFGVCMWEILMFGIKPFQGVKNNDVIGRIENGERLAMPPQCPPTLYSLMTKCWSYDPSKRPRFTELKTQLSTILEEEKLQQKERNRMEMRRQVTVSWDSGGSDEAPPKPSRPGYPSPRSSEGFYPSSQHPGHYQMAGYPGPHTLPSVPSALYPPQPTMVDTHHAHTHPRHHVHAHSHAQHLPHEMALWGPGIEDRAVDMQQCVGQQCLFMEEQLMMQQQQMEEDQRWLEQEERLLKPESRGSRGSLDREDGVLQPPFVQTGNQHIYQPVGKPEHVAPPKKPPRPSAQSNLACQNTGDSYNDGVKVSPDRPQEISPPPTANLDRSNDKVYENVTGLVKAVIEMSSKIQPAPPEEYVPMVKDVGLALRTLLATVDETLPQLPASTHREIEMAQKLLNSDLAELIGKMKLAQQYVMTSLQQDYKKQMLTAAHALAVDAKNLLDVIDQSRLKMMAHSRPH is encoded by the exons ATGCAGTTCCTGGGCTTCCTGGGCTGCGCCAACGGAG ATATTTCCAGAATATCTTACTATGCTG AATATGATGCCCAGTTAGCCCCAGGAAGATCACCCGAGTCAGACATGGCATCGTCTTCCTACTTGGAACCCAACCACAATCACTCAGCAGCCAGTGGCTGTGGGGTTAAATCCCGTTCTGGGATGCCCAGCAACACTGGTGTTGGTACTGGTGGCTCTGCCGGAGGCCTTGAACGACCCCCGGGCTCCATGGATCGGGTTCTGAAAATCTTCCATTACTTTGAAACAAATAATGAGCCCTGCAACTGGGCCAGTAATATCAGGCATGGGGATGGCACAGATGTCAGG GGTGTTATCCAGAAGATAGCAGAGATCCACAAATTGCGCTGCGTGTCTTCTCTGGGCCTCCGCCTCACCCATCTCCACTCTGATGCACTCCATTGGTTACACCCCGATTTAGGTGTTTCCCATATCAGGGAGAAATATGAAAAACAACATCCCCAGGACGAGTGGAG GTATGAGTTACGGATACGGTATCTTCCTAAAGGTTACCTCAGCCACTTTTCTGAAGACAAACCCTCTCTCAACTACCTCTATCATCAG GTCAAGAGCGACTACATGCAACATATAGCTGATCAGGTGGATCAAGATGTTGCCTTGAAACTGGGTTGTTTGGAAATTAG GCGGTTCTTCAGAGAAATGCCAGGAAATGCCCTGGATAAAAAGTCCAATTATGAATTATTAGA GAAAGATGTTGGTCTGAGAAGGTTCTTCCCCAGAAGCCTGTTGGAGTCCCTCAAG GCGAAGACTCTTCGAAAGCAGATCCAGCAGACTTTCAAGCAGTTTGCTAACCTCAATGATGAGCAGAGCATCCACAAGTTCTTTGAAATAGTCTCGCCCATCTACCGTTTCGATAAAGAGTGCTTCAAATGTGCTTTGGGG TCTAGTTGGATAATATCGGTTGAGTTAGCTATTGGGCCAGAAGAAGGAATCAGCTACCTCACAGATAAAGGTTCGACG ccaACACACTTGGCTAACTTCAACCAGGTTCAATCAATTCAGTATTCTCCTTTGGAAGAGAAGGACAGGAAAGGCATGCTACAGCTCAACGTAGCAGGAGCTCCTGAG CCCCTCACAGTCACGACGGCATCACTGACCACAGCAGAAAACATGGCTGACTTGATTGACGGTTACTGTAGGCTTGTCTCTTCATCTCCTCACTCCTTCATTGTCAGAGTTCATAAAG ATGGGGACAGAGCTTTGCCCTCTATTCCAAA AGTTTCAAATCACGAAAGGCGGATGGAGAAACGGATGGATGGAGTCAGGAGTCGAGCAGTTTGTGTCTCAG aaacTGACGACTATGCTGAAATCATAGATGAGGAGGACACGTATACCATGCCATCAA CACGGGATTATGAGATTCAGCGGGATTGTATTGAGTTGGGACGCTGCATAGGCGAGGGCCAGTTTGGAGATGTCCACCAAGGACTCTACATCAGCCCG gAGAATCCAGCCTTGTCTGTTGCTGTGAAGACGTGTAAAAACTCAACGTCGGACAGCGTAAGAGAAAAGTTTCTACAAGAAGCAT TGACCATGCGTCAGTTTGATCATCCCCACATTGTGAAGCTAATGGGAGTCATCACAGAGAATCCAGTCTGGATCATCATGGAGCTCTGCACACTCGGAGAG TTACGGTCATTTCTCCAAGTGAGAAAGTACAGTCTCGACTTGGCCACTCTCATCTTGTATTCATACCAACTGAGCACAGCACTGGCATATTTGGAGAGCAAGCGCTTTGTGCACAG AGACATTGCAGCACGGAATGTGTTGGTGTCAACAGTTGACTGTGTGAAACTGGGTGACTTTGGTTTGTCACGGTACATGGAAGACAGCTCTTATTACAAAG CATCGAAGGGAAAGCTTCCAATTAAATGGATGGCTCCCGAGTCCATCAACTTTCGACGATTTACCACAGCCAGTGATGTTTGGATGTTTG gtgtctgcatgtgggaGATCCTAATGTTTGGTATCAAGCCTTTCCAGGGCGTAAAGAACAACGATGTCATCGGCAGGATAGAGAATGGCGAGCGTCTTGCTATGCCCCCTCAGTGTCCTCCTACTCTCTACAGCTTGATGACAAAGTGTTGGTCATACGATCCCAGCAAGAGGCCCCGATTCACCGAACTAAAAACACAACTGAG caCAATattggaagaggagaagcttcaGCAGAAGGAGAGGAACAGGATGGAAATGAGGAGACAAGTCACTGTGTCGTGGGACTCCGGGGGTTCTGACGAAGCACCCCCAAAA CCCAGTAGGCCAGGGTATCCAAGTCCTCGTTCCAGTGAAGGTTTTTACCCCAGCTCCCAACATCCTGGACACTATCAG ATGGCAGGATACCCCGGGCCTCACACTCTCCCCTCAGTGCCCAGCGCCCTGTACCCTCCACAGCCAACGATGGTGGACACACaccatgctcacacacacccccgccaCCATGTCCATGCACACTCGCATGCACAGCACCTTCCTCATGAAATGGCACTGTGGGGCCCAGGAATAGAG gACAGGGCAGTAGACATGCAGCAGTGTGTAGGTCAGCAGTGCCTGTTCATGGAAGAACAGCTGAtgatgcaacagcagcagatggaggaggaccagaggtGGTTGGAACAGGAAGAAAGGCTGCTG AAACCAGAATCTCGAGGTTCTAGAGGGAGTCTGGACAGAGAAGACGGAGTACTACAACCCCCA TTTGTACAGACAGGAAACCAGCACATATACCAGCCCGTTGGTAAACCAG AACATGTGGCTCCTCCAAAGAAACCCCCTCGACCCAGCGCGCAAAGCAATCTGGCCTGTCAGAATACTGGAGACAGTTATAATGATGGAGTAAAGGTAAGCCCAGACAGA CCTCAAGAGATAAGCCCGCCTCCTACTGCCAACCTGGACCGCTCCAATGACAAGGTGTACGAGAACGTGACCGGCTTGGTCAAGGCCGTGATCGAGATGTCGAGCAAGATTcagccagctcctccagaggaaTATGTTCCCATGGTCAAG gaTGTCGGCCTGGCGCTTCGGACTTTATTAGCCACCGTAGATGAAACATTACCACAGCTTCCAGCTAGCACCCACAGAGAG ATCGAGATGGCACAGAAACTCCTAAACTCTGATTTGGCAGAGCTGATTGGGAAAATGAAGTTAGCCCAGCAATATGTGATGACCAG TCTCCAACAGGACTACAAGAAGCAGATGCTGACCGCAGCTCACGCTCTCGCCGTCGATGCCAAGAACCTCCTTGATGTCATCGACCAATCACGGCTAAAGATGATGGCGCACTCCCGCCCACATTAG